Proteins from one Streptomyces sp. NBC_00289 genomic window:
- the desA gene encoding lysine decarboxylase DesA, with product MRSHLLNDTTAEQYRRSVTEGVERVAAKLATTDRPFTGVTVDALSPRIDRIDLDRPLHDTTAVLDELEEVYLRDAVYFHHPRYLAHLNCPVVIPALLGEAVLSAVNSSLDTWDQSAGGTLIERKLIDWTTARIGLGPAADGVFTSGGTQSNLQALLLAREEAKSRSLASLRVFASEVSHFSVQKSAKLLGLSQDAVVSIPVDHDKRMQTVALAHELERCEREGLVPMAVVATAGTTDFGSIDPLPEIAELCSHHGAWLHVDAAYGCGLLASRKYRGRIDGIERADSVTVDYHKSFFQPVSSSAVLVRDAATLRHATYHAEYLNPRRMVQERIPNQVDKSLQTTRRFDALKLWMTLRVMGADGIGELFDEVCDLAREGWELLAADPRFDVVVEPSLSTLVFRHIPAAVTDPAEIDRANLYARKALFASGDAVVAGTKVGGRHYLKFTLLNPETTAADIAAVLDLIAGHAEQYLGESLDRAS from the coding sequence ATGCGCTCGCACCTGCTCAATGACACGACCGCGGAGCAGTACCGCCGCTCCGTGACGGAAGGCGTGGAGCGGGTGGCGGCCAAACTCGCCACCACAGACCGACCGTTCACCGGCGTCACGGTCGACGCCCTCTCTCCCCGCATCGACCGGATCGACCTGGACCGGCCGCTGCACGACACCACGGCCGTCCTGGACGAGCTCGAAGAGGTCTACCTCCGGGACGCGGTCTACTTCCACCACCCCCGCTACCTCGCCCACCTCAACTGCCCGGTCGTCATCCCGGCCCTGCTCGGCGAGGCGGTCCTGTCCGCCGTCAACTCCTCCCTCGACACCTGGGACCAGTCGGCCGGCGGCACCCTCATCGAGCGCAAGCTCATCGACTGGACGACCGCGCGCATCGGCCTCGGCCCGGCCGCCGACGGCGTGTTCACCTCCGGCGGCACCCAGTCCAACCTCCAGGCGCTGCTCCTGGCCCGCGAGGAGGCGAAGTCCCGGTCGCTCGCCTCCCTCCGCGTCTTCGCCTCCGAGGTCAGCCACTTCAGCGTGCAGAAGTCCGCGAAGCTGCTCGGCCTGAGCCAGGACGCCGTCGTCTCGATCCCCGTCGACCACGACAAGCGCATGCAGACCGTCGCGCTCGCCCACGAGCTGGAGCGCTGCGAGCGGGAGGGCCTGGTCCCCATGGCCGTCGTCGCCACGGCCGGCACCACCGACTTCGGCTCCATCGACCCGCTGCCCGAGATCGCGGAACTGTGCTCGCACCACGGCGCCTGGCTGCACGTCGACGCGGCCTACGGCTGCGGACTGCTCGCCTCCCGCAAGTACCGGGGCCGCATCGACGGCATCGAGCGCGCCGACTCGGTCACCGTCGACTACCACAAGTCCTTCTTCCAGCCCGTCAGTTCGTCCGCCGTGCTGGTCCGCGACGCCGCGACCCTGCGGCACGCCACGTATCACGCGGAGTACCTCAACCCGCGCCGGATGGTGCAGGAACGCATCCCCAACCAGGTCGACAAGTCCCTGCAGACCACTCGCCGCTTCGACGCGCTCAAGCTGTGGATGACGCTGCGCGTGATGGGCGCCGACGGCATCGGCGAACTCTTCGACGAGGTCTGCGACCTGGCGCGGGAGGGCTGGGAGCTGCTGGCCGCCGACCCGCGCTTCGACGTCGTCGTGGAGCCGAGCCTGTCCACCCTCGTCTTCCGCCACATCCCGGCAGCCGTCACCGACCCGGCCGAGATCGACCGCGCCAACCTGTACGCCCGCAAGGCCCTGTTCGCCTCCGGCGACGCGGTGGTCGCCGGCACCAAGGTGGGCGGCCGCCACTACCTGAAGTTCACCCTGCTGAACCCCGAGACCACGGCGGCCGACATCGCCGCCGTCCTCGACCTGATCGCCGGCCACGCCGAGCAGTACCTGGGAGAGTCCCTTGACCGCGCTTCCTGA
- a CDS encoding GNAT family N-acetyltransferase, whose protein sequence is MTFTFRPLDPLKDAELLHAWVTHPKAAYWMMQDARLEDVERAYMEIAADEHHHALLGLRDGEPAFLMEHYDPVHRELVGLYEPRPGDVGMHFLVPPTDTPEHGFTRAVITAVMARLFEDPATARVVVEPDVANTAVHALNEVVGFVPDREIQKPEKKALLSFCTRERFFDRPGVPATEVAA, encoded by the coding sequence ATGACCTTCACCTTCCGTCCCCTCGACCCGCTGAAGGACGCCGAGCTGCTGCACGCCTGGGTCACCCACCCCAAGGCGGCCTACTGGATGATGCAGGACGCCAGGCTGGAGGACGTCGAGCGCGCGTACATGGAGATCGCGGCCGACGAGCACCACCACGCTCTGCTCGGTCTGCGCGACGGCGAACCGGCCTTCCTCATGGAGCACTACGACCCGGTCCACCGCGAGCTGGTCGGCCTGTACGAGCCGCGGCCGGGAGACGTCGGGATGCACTTCCTGGTGCCGCCGACGGACACGCCCGAGCACGGCTTCACGCGTGCCGTCATCACCGCCGTGATGGCGCGCCTCTTCGAGGACCCGGCGACCGCCCGCGTGGTCGTGGAGCCGGACGTGGCCAACACGGCCGTGCACGCCCTGAACGAAGTGGTCGGGTTCGTGCCCGACCGGGAGATCCAGAAGCCGGAGAAGAAGGCGTTGCTGAGCTTCTGCACCCGTGAACGCTTCTTCGACAGGCCCGGCGTCCCGGCGACGGAGGTGGCGGCATGA
- a CDS encoding DUF4429 domain-containing protein, which yields MAEIIQKDGTWVFDGDALRLTPGRDKDVSLFRRALGELVVPLGALAGISFEQGRRSGRVRLRLRDGADPLLHATGGRLTEPNDPYQLIVQSDRYGVAEYFVDEVRNALLLDQVPADPVDTYLLPGPAVPLSASAGDGTVSFDGERIRLEWNWKTEDAKAAAGPRVLTLPEVTAVEWHPAAGLENGHLRFGVRHAPTTAPPKYDPNAVELWGFKKDPLMALVAAAVQARLAHPAAAAAVDVPKTEPQVPRQLPPAVEDGHDALLRRLRELGELHRTGVLTESEFTLAKQAVLKRM from the coding sequence ATGGCGGAAATCATCCAGAAGGACGGCACGTGGGTCTTCGACGGCGACGCCCTGCGGCTGACACCGGGACGGGACAAGGACGTCAGCCTGTTCCGCCGGGCTCTGGGTGAACTCGTCGTCCCGCTCGGCGCGTTGGCCGGGATCTCGTTCGAGCAGGGCAGAAGGTCCGGGCGGGTGAGACTGCGGCTGCGCGACGGCGCCGACCCGCTGCTGCACGCCACCGGCGGGCGGCTGACCGAGCCGAACGACCCCTACCAGCTGATCGTCCAGTCCGACCGGTACGGCGTCGCCGAGTACTTCGTCGACGAGGTGCGCAACGCACTGCTCCTGGACCAGGTGCCGGCCGACCCGGTCGACACGTATCTGCTGCCGGGCCCCGCCGTCCCGTTGTCGGCCTCCGCCGGGGACGGCACCGTGAGCTTCGACGGTGAGCGGATCCGCCTGGAGTGGAACTGGAAGACGGAGGACGCCAAGGCCGCCGCCGGTCCCCGCGTCCTCACACTGCCCGAGGTCACCGCCGTGGAGTGGCATCCGGCGGCCGGCCTGGAGAACGGCCACCTCCGCTTCGGTGTGCGGCACGCCCCCACCACGGCGCCCCCGAAGTACGACCCCAACGCCGTGGAGCTGTGGGGCTTCAAGAAGGATCCGCTGATGGCCCTGGTCGCGGCCGCCGTACAGGCCCGCCTCGCCCATCCGGCCGCGGCCGCCGCCGTCGACGTACCGAAGACGGAACCCCAGGTGCCGCGGCAGCTGCCGCCCGCCGTGGAGGACGGCCACGACGCGCTGCTGCGGCGGCTGCGGGAGCTCGGGGAGCTGCACCGTACGGGTGTCCTGACCGAGTCGGAGTTCACGCTGGCCAAACAGGCGGTCCTCAAGCGGATGTAG
- a CDS encoding siderophore-interacting protein, which yields MTTAVAAPFRFFSLQVVRTRRLGPSLVRVTFAGPDLLAFHSDGRDQSLSLFLPHPGQSEPAIPIELGDGWWQAWRELPDDVRAVMRSYTLRELRRDAHGHTGEIDIDFVLHGVQPGSAGQAGPASRWAARAAAGDRVVLLGPAVADNRAIRFRPPRDTDLVLVWGDETALPAVSAIVESLPAGTRARVWLEVRDAGDIQDLTTEADAEITWLVRDRTGVSGSPESPLALQAIREAQLPSAERPYVWIAGESGCVKALRRHFVGERGVDRRRVTFVGYWREGLSEEQLREAE from the coding sequence ATGACGACGGCCGTTGCCGCCCCGTTCCGTTTCTTCTCCCTCCAGGTTGTGCGGACGAGGCGGCTCGGCCCGTCTCTCGTCCGGGTCACCTTCGCCGGACCCGACCTGCTCGCCTTCCACTCCGACGGACGCGACCAGAGCCTGTCCCTGTTCCTGCCGCACCCCGGCCAGTCCGAGCCCGCCATTCCGATCGAGCTGGGCGACGGCTGGTGGCAGGCGTGGCGTGAACTCCCGGACGACGTGCGGGCGGTGATGCGCTCGTACACGCTGCGGGAGCTGCGCCGCGACGCGCACGGGCACACCGGCGAGATCGACATCGACTTCGTGCTGCACGGCGTGCAGCCGGGGTCCGCCGGCCAGGCCGGCCCCGCCTCCCGGTGGGCCGCGCGAGCCGCCGCCGGTGACCGTGTGGTGCTGCTCGGTCCGGCGGTCGCGGACAACCGGGCGATCCGCTTCCGGCCCCCGCGGGACACCGACCTGGTGCTCGTCTGGGGCGACGAGACCGCCCTGCCGGCCGTCTCGGCCATCGTCGAGTCGCTGCCGGCCGGCACCCGCGCCCGGGTCTGGCTCGAGGTGCGGGACGCCGGGGACATCCAGGACCTGACGACCGAGGCGGACGCCGAGATCACCTGGCTGGTGCGCGACCGGACCGGCGTGTCCGGCTCCCCGGAATCCCCCCTGGCCCTGCAGGCGATACGCGAGGCTCAACTCCCGTCCGCCGAGCGCCCGTACGTCTGGATCGCGGGCGAGTCCGGCTGCGTGAAGGCGCTGCGCCGCCACTTCGTGGGCGAGCGGGGCGTCGACCGCCGCCGGGTGACCTTCGTCGGCTACTGGCGGGAGGGGCTGAGCGAGGAGCAGCTGCGCGAGGCCGAGTAG
- a CDS encoding acyl-CoA dehydrogenase family protein, with amino-acid sequence MDHRLSPELEELRRTVEEFAHDVVAPKIGDFYERHEFPYEIVREMGRMGLFGLPFPEEYGGMGGDYLALGIALEELARVDSSVAITLEAGVSLGAMPVHLFGTEAQKREWLPRLCSGEILGAFGLTEPDGGSDAGATRTTARLDPDTDEWVINGTKCFITNSGTDITALVTVTAVTGRKPDGRPLISAIIVPSGTPGFTVAAPYSKVGWNASDTRELSFQDVRVPAANLLGQEGRGYAQFLRILDEGRIAIAALATGLAQGCVDESVRYAKERQAFGRPIGANQAIQFKIADMEMKAHTARLAWRDAASRLVAGDPFKKEAALAKLYSSTVAVDNARDATQVHGGYGFMNEYPVARMWRDSKILEIGEGTSEVQRMLIARELGLTG; translated from the coding sequence ATGGACCACCGCCTCTCCCCCGAGCTCGAAGAACTCCGCCGCACGGTCGAGGAGTTCGCGCACGACGTCGTCGCCCCGAAGATCGGCGACTTCTACGAGCGGCACGAGTTCCCGTACGAGATCGTCCGCGAGATGGGCCGCATGGGCCTGTTCGGGCTGCCGTTCCCCGAGGAGTACGGCGGGATGGGCGGTGACTACCTCGCCCTCGGCATCGCCCTGGAGGAACTCGCCCGGGTCGACTCGTCGGTCGCCATCACCCTGGAGGCGGGTGTCTCGCTGGGCGCCATGCCGGTCCATCTCTTCGGCACGGAGGCGCAGAAGCGGGAGTGGCTGCCCCGGCTGTGTTCGGGCGAGATCCTCGGCGCGTTCGGACTGACCGAGCCGGACGGCGGCTCGGATGCGGGCGCGACGCGTACGACGGCCCGCCTCGACCCCGACACGGACGAGTGGGTGATCAACGGCACCAAGTGCTTCATCACCAACTCGGGCACCGACATCACGGCTCTGGTCACCGTCACGGCGGTCACCGGCCGCAAGCCGGACGGCAGGCCGCTGATCTCCGCGATCATCGTCCCGTCCGGCACGCCCGGCTTCACGGTCGCCGCCCCCTACTCCAAGGTCGGCTGGAACGCCTCGGACACCCGGGAGCTGTCCTTCCAGGACGTCCGGGTCCCGGCGGCGAACCTGCTCGGCCAGGAGGGCCGCGGCTACGCGCAGTTCCTGCGCATCCTCGACGAGGGCCGGATCGCCATCGCGGCGCTGGCGACGGGCCTGGCCCAGGGCTGCGTGGACGAGTCGGTGCGGTACGCCAAGGAGCGGCAGGCCTTCGGCCGCCCGATCGGGGCGAACCAGGCCATCCAGTTCAAGATCGCCGACATGGAGATGAAGGCCCACACCGCCCGCCTCGCCTGGCGCGACGCGGCCTCCCGGCTGGTGGCCGGCGACCCCTTCAAGAAGGAGGCGGCGCTGGCGAAGCTGTACTCGTCCACGGTCGCCGTGGACAACGCCCGTGACGCCACCCAGGTCCACGGCGGCTACGGCTTCATGAACGAGTACCCGGTGGCCCGGATGTGGCGCGACTCCAAGATCCTGGAGATCGGCGAGGGCACGAGCGAGGTCCAGCGGATGCTGATCGCAAGGGAGTTGGGCCTGACGGGCTGA
- a CDS encoding ABC transporter substrate-binding protein, which translates to MPNARATHFTRRGILAAGGALGLGAALAACGDDKDTSGGSGERTTAAASGPWTFKDDRGTTVKLDKVPSDIVAFTGVAAALFDYGIPVKGVFGPTRTTDGKADVQAGDMDISKVTILGNAWDQFSVEKYAALAPQVLISTMFDGAGTLWYVPEASKDKIAKLAPSVGISVYDRQLTAPLQRMWELAESLGADMTAAKVTDAKKTFEAAATRLRAAAKAKPDIKVMAGSASQELFYVSGTNLSIDLEYFKALGVNFVEPSEKSKAVGGGWYESLSWENVDKYAADIIMMDDRSSTIQPADITEATWKKLPAVKAGQVIARSPEPILSYDKCTPLLTNLAVALENAKKVS; encoded by the coding sequence ATGCCCAACGCCCGTGCCACCCACTTCACCCGCCGCGGAATCCTCGCCGCGGGCGGCGCCCTCGGCCTCGGTGCCGCGCTCGCGGCCTGCGGTGACGACAAAGACACGAGCGGTGGTTCGGGCGAGCGGACCACGGCCGCCGCCTCGGGGCCGTGGACGTTCAAGGACGACCGCGGCACGACCGTGAAGCTGGACAAGGTTCCGTCGGACATCGTCGCCTTCACCGGCGTCGCCGCCGCCCTGTTCGACTACGGCATCCCGGTCAAGGGCGTCTTCGGTCCGACCAGGACCACCGACGGCAAGGCCGACGTCCAGGCCGGCGACATGGACATCAGCAAGGTGACCATCCTCGGCAACGCCTGGGACCAGTTCAGCGTCGAGAAGTACGCGGCGCTCGCCCCGCAGGTCCTCATCTCCACGATGTTCGACGGCGCCGGCACCCTCTGGTACGTCCCCGAGGCCTCCAAGGACAAGATCGCCAAGCTGGCCCCCAGCGTCGGCATCTCCGTCTACGACCGTCAGCTCACCGCGCCGTTGCAGCGCATGTGGGAGCTCGCCGAGTCGCTGGGCGCCGACATGACGGCCGCCAAGGTCACCGACGCCAAGAAGACGTTCGAGGCGGCGGCCACCCGGCTGCGCGCCGCCGCCAAGGCCAAGCCCGACATCAAGGTGATGGCCGGCTCCGCGAGCCAGGAGCTCTTCTACGTCTCCGGCACCAACCTCTCCATCGACCTGGAGTACTTCAAGGCCCTCGGGGTGAACTTCGTCGAGCCCTCGGAGAAGTCCAAGGCGGTCGGGGGCGGCTGGTACGAGTCCCTGAGCTGGGAGAACGTCGACAAGTACGCCGCCGACATCATCATGATGGACGACCGCTCCTCGACCATCCAGCCGGCCGACATCACCGAGGCCACCTGGAAGAAGCTGCCCGCCGTCAAGGCCGGCCAGGTCATCGCACGCTCCCCCGAGCCGATCCTGTCGTACGACAAGTGCACCCCGCTGCTCACGAACCTCGCCGTGGCGCTCGAGAACGCGAAGAAGGTCAGCTGA
- a CDS encoding IucA/IucC family siderophore biosynthesis protein, with protein MTLADAVAHLSPERWAQANRGLIRKALAEFAHERLITPEKDGDQYVVRSDDGLTRYRFTATRHALDHWQVDADSVTRHRDGAELPLAALDFFVELRKTLGLSDEILPVYLEEISSTLSGTCYKLTKPRTTSAELARSGFQAIETGMTEGHPCFVANNGRLGFGIHDYLSYAPETASPVRLVWLAAHRSRAAFTAGIGIEYESFVREELGDAALDRFSATLRERGLDPDDYLLIPVHPWQWWNKLTVTFAAEVARGHLVCLGEGDDEYLAQQSIRTFFNSSHPGKHYVKTALSVLNMGFMRGLSAAYMEATPAINDWLAQLIANDPVLKSTGLTIIRERAAVGYRHLEYEAATDRYSPYRKMLAALWRESPVSSLQDGESLATMASLVHVDHEGASVAGALIERSGLAPREWLRRYLRAYLTPLLHSFYAYDLVYMPHGENVILVLKDGVVRRAIYKDIAEEIAVMDPDAVLPPEVRRIRVEVPEDKKLLSIFTDVFDCFFRFLAANLAAEGVLAEDDFWDTVAEVTREYQDGSPELADRFRQYDLFAPEFALSCLNRLQLRDNRQMVDLADPSGALQLVGTLANPLAGR; from the coding sequence ATGACCCTCGCCGACGCCGTGGCCCACCTCTCCCCCGAGCGCTGGGCGCAGGCCAACCGCGGGCTGATCCGCAAGGCGCTCGCCGAGTTCGCGCACGAGCGGCTGATCACCCCCGAGAAGGACGGTGACCAGTACGTCGTCCGCAGCGACGACGGCCTGACCCGCTACCGGTTCACCGCCACCCGCCACGCCCTCGACCACTGGCAGGTCGACGCGGACTCCGTGACCCGGCACCGCGACGGGGCCGAACTCCCGCTCGCCGCTCTGGACTTCTTCGTCGAGCTGAGGAAGACCCTGGGCCTGAGCGACGAGATCCTGCCGGTCTACCTGGAGGAGATCTCCTCCACCCTGTCCGGCACCTGCTACAAGCTCACCAAACCGCGGACCACGTCCGCCGAGCTGGCGAGGAGCGGCTTCCAGGCGATCGAGACGGGCATGACCGAGGGCCACCCCTGCTTCGTCGCCAACAACGGACGGCTGGGCTTCGGCATCCACGACTACCTGTCGTACGCGCCCGAGACCGCGAGCCCGGTCCGGCTGGTGTGGCTGGCCGCGCACCGCTCACGGGCGGCGTTCACGGCCGGGATCGGCATCGAGTACGAGTCCTTCGTGCGGGAGGAGCTCGGGGACGCGGCCCTGGACCGTTTCTCCGCCACCCTGCGCGAGAGGGGCCTGGACCCCGACGACTACCTCCTCATACCCGTCCACCCCTGGCAGTGGTGGAACAAGCTCACCGTCACCTTCGCCGCCGAGGTCGCGCGCGGTCACCTCGTGTGCCTGGGCGAGGGCGACGACGAGTACCTGGCCCAGCAGTCCATCCGGACCTTCTTCAACAGCTCCCACCCCGGGAAGCACTACGTCAAGACGGCGCTGTCCGTCCTCAACATGGGCTTCATGCGCGGGCTGTCGGCCGCCTACATGGAGGCCACCCCGGCGATCAACGACTGGCTGGCGCAGCTGATCGCGAACGACCCGGTCCTGAAGTCGACGGGCCTGACGATCATCCGCGAGCGGGCGGCGGTCGGCTACCGGCACCTGGAGTACGAGGCGGCGACGGACCGCTACTCGCCGTACCGGAAGATGCTCGCGGCCCTCTGGCGCGAGAGCCCGGTCTCCTCGCTCCAGGACGGCGAGTCGCTGGCGACGATGGCGTCCCTCGTCCACGTGGACCACGAGGGTGCCTCCGTCGCGGGCGCGCTGATCGAACGGTCCGGGCTCGCGCCCCGGGAGTGGCTGCGCCGCTACCTGCGGGCGTACCTCACCCCGCTGCTGCACAGCTTCTACGCCTACGACCTGGTCTACATGCCGCACGGTGAGAACGTGATCCTGGTGCTGAAGGACGGCGTGGTGCGGCGCGCGATCTACAAGGACATCGCCGAGGAGATCGCGGTCATGGACCCGGACGCGGTGCTGCCGCCCGAGGTGCGGCGCATCCGGGTCGAGGTGCCGGAGGACAAGAAGCTCCTGTCGATCTTCACGGACGTCTTCGACTGCTTCTTCCGCTTCCTGGCCGCGAACCTCGCCGCCGAGGGAGTCCTGGCGGAGGACGACTTCTGGGACACGGTCGCCGAGGTCACCCGCGAGTACCAGGACGGGTCGCCCGAACTCGCCGACAGGTTCCGGCAGTACGACCTGTTCGCCCCGGAGTTCGCGCTGTCCTGCCTCAACCGGCTCCAGCTGCGCGACAACCGGCAGATGGTGGACCTCGCGGACCCGTCCGGCGCGCTGCAGCTGGTCGGCACCCTGGCCAACCCCCTCGCGGGCCGGTAA
- a CDS encoding lysine N(6)-hydroxylase/L-ornithine N(5)-oxygenase family protein yields the protein MTALPEPRANTYDFVGIGLGPFNLGLACLTEPIAELDGVFLESKPGFEWHAGMFLDGAHLQTPFMSDLVTLADPTSPYSFLNYLKEQGRLYSFYIRENFYPLRVEYDDYCRWAANRLSSVRFGTTVAEVTYDEGEELYAVRTEAGDTYRARHLVLGTGTPPHIPEACAGLGGDFIHNSRYVQHKAELQAKESITLVGSGQSAAEIYFDLLSEIDVHGYRLNWVTRSPRFFPLEYTKLTLEMTSPEYVDYFHALPETTRYRLTAEQKGLFKGIDGDLINEIFDLLYQKSIGGPVPTRLLTNSSLHSARYENGAYTLGLRQEEQGKDYELESLGLILATGYKYAEPEFLKPVRDRLRHDSHGNFDLARNYAIDVTGRGVFLQNAGVHTHSITSPDLGMGAYRNSCIIRELLGTDHYPVEKSIAFQEFSV from the coding sequence TTGACCGCGCTTCCTGAACCCCGTGCGAACACCTACGACTTCGTGGGCATCGGGCTCGGACCCTTCAACCTCGGCCTGGCCTGCCTCACCGAGCCCATCGCCGAACTCGACGGCGTCTTCCTGGAGTCGAAGCCCGGCTTCGAGTGGCACGCGGGCATGTTCCTCGACGGCGCCCACCTCCAGACCCCGTTCATGTCGGACCTGGTCACCCTCGCCGACCCGACATCCCCGTACTCCTTCCTCAACTACCTCAAGGAGCAGGGCAGGCTGTACTCGTTCTACATCCGCGAGAACTTCTACCCGCTGCGCGTCGAGTACGACGACTACTGCCGCTGGGCCGCGAACAGACTGAGCAGCGTCCGCTTCGGCACCACGGTCGCCGAGGTGACGTACGACGAGGGCGAGGAGCTGTACGCCGTCCGGACCGAGGCGGGCGACACGTACCGCGCCCGGCATCTGGTCCTGGGCACGGGCACCCCGCCCCACATCCCTGAGGCCTGCGCGGGTCTGGGCGGCGACTTCATCCACAACTCCCGCTATGTGCAGCACAAGGCGGAGCTGCAGGCGAAGGAGTCGATCACGCTGGTCGGCAGCGGCCAGTCCGCCGCCGAGATCTACTTCGACCTGCTCAGCGAGATCGACGTCCACGGCTACCGGCTGAACTGGGTCACCCGCTCCCCGCGCTTCTTCCCGCTGGAGTACACGAAACTCACGCTGGAGATGACCTCCCCGGAGTACGTCGACTACTTCCACGCCCTGCCGGAGACAACCCGCTACCGCCTCACCGCCGAGCAGAAGGGCCTGTTCAAGGGCATCGACGGGGATCTGATCAACGAGATCTTCGACCTGCTCTACCAGAAGAGCATCGGCGGCCCGGTCCCCACCCGGCTGCTCACCAACTCCTCGCTGCACAGCGCGCGGTACGAGAACGGCGCGTACACCCTCGGCCTGCGCCAGGAGGAGCAGGGCAAGGACTACGAGCTGGAATCGCTGGGCCTGATCCTCGCCACCGGCTACAAGTACGCCGAGCCGGAGTTCCTGAAGCCGGTCCGCGACCGGCTGCGCCACGACTCCCACGGCAACTTCGACCTCGCCCGCAACTACGCGATCGACGTCACGGGCAGAGGCGTGTTCCTGCAGAACGCCGGCGTCCACACGCACAGCATCACGTCCCCCGACCTGGGCATGGGCGCGTACCGCAACAGCTGCATCATCCGTGAGCTGCTCGGCACCGACCACTACCCGGTCGAGAAGAGCATCGCGTTCCAGGAGTTCTCCGTATGA
- a CDS encoding fibronectin type III domain-containing protein: MGVPEQLAERMSMAEQHEYLRARFSRRTMIRGGAVTLGAVAGGAFVPGATAQAAVPTRAATSTESVDGALVAPFGRHLAFGSDPRTEITVSWQVPVAVKKPFIRVGAHPWDLSRKIEAEVRTLYTPAGVGASGDHTQYYLHAELSHLKPGRTYYYGVGHAGFDPAQAHLLGTLGTFTTAPAHSEPFTFTAFGDEGVGYHGLANNSLLLGQNPAFHLHAGDIAYADPAGAGKTADAGFDSRVWDQFLAQTESVAKSVPWMPAYGNHDMEAWYSPNGYGGEDARWNLPGNGPDRKNLPGVYSFVYGNTAVISLDANDISFEIPANLGISGGTQTTWLEAQLKRFRASKDVDFVVVFFHHCAYCTSTAHASEGGVRQEWVPLFEKYTVDLVINGHNHQYERTDVIKNNAVVKKLPIGGTAYPETEGVVYVTAGAAGRSLYAFTAPQSYEGHENEVDSVASFVNAKDGKQNETVAWSRVRYLDYSFLRVDVTPAARGRLATLTVRGIAETGDQVDHFTVARRAR; encoded by the coding sequence ATGGGCGTACCGGAGCAGCTGGCCGAGCGCATGAGCATGGCCGAACAGCACGAGTACCTGCGCGCCAGATTTTCCCGGCGCACGATGATCAGAGGCGGCGCCGTCACCCTGGGCGCCGTCGCGGGTGGCGCGTTCGTACCGGGCGCCACCGCCCAGGCCGCCGTGCCGACGCGGGCCGCCACGAGCACCGAGAGCGTCGACGGCGCCCTCGTCGCCCCCTTCGGCCGCCACCTCGCCTTCGGCAGCGACCCCCGTACCGAGATCACCGTCTCCTGGCAGGTCCCGGTCGCGGTGAAGAAGCCCTTCATCCGCGTCGGTGCCCACCCCTGGGACCTCTCCCGCAAGATCGAGGCCGAGGTGCGCACCCTGTACACCCCGGCCGGCGTCGGTGCCAGTGGCGATCACACGCAGTACTACCTGCACGCCGAGCTGTCCCACCTCAAGCCCGGCAGGACGTACTACTACGGTGTCGGCCACGCCGGGTTCGACCCGGCGCAGGCGCACCTGCTCGGCACCCTCGGCACCTTCACCACCGCCCCCGCGCACAGCGAGCCCTTCACCTTCACCGCCTTCGGCGACGAGGGCGTCGGCTACCACGGCCTCGCCAACAACAGCCTCCTCCTCGGCCAGAACCCGGCCTTCCACCTGCACGCCGGCGACATCGCCTACGCCGACCCGGCCGGCGCGGGCAAGACCGCCGACGCCGGATTCGACTCCCGGGTGTGGGACCAGTTCCTCGCCCAGACCGAGTCCGTCGCCAAGTCCGTCCCGTGGATGCCGGCCTACGGCAACCACGACATGGAGGCCTGGTACTCGCCCAACGGCTACGGCGGCGAGGACGCCCGCTGGAACCTGCCCGGCAACGGCCCGGACAGGAAGAACCTGCCCGGCGTCTACTCCTTCGTCTACGGCAACACGGCGGTCATCTCGCTGGACGCCAACGACATCTCCTTCGAGATCCCGGCGAACCTCGGCATCTCCGGCGGCACCCAGACCACGTGGCTCGAGGCGCAGCTGAAGAGGTTCCGCGCCTCGAAGGACGTCGACTTCGTCGTCGTCTTCTTCCACCACTGCGCCTACTGCACCTCCACCGCGCACGCCTCGGAGGGGGGCGTGCGACAGGAGTGGGTGCCGTTGTTCGAGAAGTACACCGTGGACCTGGTCATCAACGGTCACAACCACCAGTACGAGCGTACGGACGTGATCAAGAACAACGCGGTCGTCAAGAAGCTCCCGATCGGCGGCACGGCCTACCCGGAGACCGAGGGCGTGGTGTACGTGACGGCGGGCGCGGCCGGCCGCAGCCTGTACGCGTTCACCGCCCCGCAGTCGTACGAGGGCCACGAGAACGAGGTCGACTCCGTGGCCTCCTTCGTCAACGCCAAGGACGGCAAGCAGAACGAGACGGTCGCCTGGTCGCGGGTGCGCTACCTCGACTACTCGTTCCTCCGCGTCGACGTCACCCCGGCGGCCAGGGGCCGGCTCGCCACCCTGACGGTGCGCGGCATCGCCGAGACCGGCGACCAGGTCGACCACTTCACCGTGGCCCGCAGGGCCAGGTAG